Part of the Helicobacter sp. MIT 21-1697 genome is shown below.
GCACAAAAACAAGCAAAAAGCATTTGGTGCGCAAATTATAATGGTAGCGGACAAATTGTGCTTGCAGGGCGCAAAAAAGACTTAAGCGAAGCAGAATCTACGCTTAAAACACTTGGAGCAAAACGAGCACTTTTGCTTCCTATGTCGGTTGCTAGTCATTGTCCTATGTTGGAATCAGCCCTACCAGCTTTCACCCAGCTTTTAGATGAAAGTTTAAATGAACATTTAAGCACGTTCATTCTTTCAAATGCCACACTTGAAATGTATAGCACAAAAGCGCAGGCAAAAGCATTGCTTAGCAAGCAGCTTACACAACCTGTGCTTTATAAGCAGTCTATTCTTAAGCTCAATGATGAGGTTGATGCTTTTATTGAATTTGGAAATGGTAGTGTATTGCGTGGATTAAACAAGCGATTAAGTAGCCTGCCTACTTGGAATATTGAGAATCTTGCAAGCTTAAAAGAATGTATTGATGGCGTTAAAAGCGGAACTTAGACTTAAATATAAGGAGTATCTATGACACTTGGTATCATTGGGGCAATGATTGAAGAGATTACGCCTTTGCTTGAGCTCTTTGGCGATTATAGGAGCAGACAGGTGGGTGGCAATACTTACTATGAAATCCAAAAAGATGGGCACAAAATCTTTATCGCTTATAGCAAGATTGGTAAAGTTCATTCTGCTTTGACTTCAAGCACAATGATTTTGCATTTTGGTTGTGAAAAAATCATTTTTAGTGGCGTGGCAGGTGGCTTAAGTGCGGATTTGAAAGTGGGTGATTTAATATTAGGACAAAAGCTTTGTCAATATGATGTGGATATTAGTGCATTTGGACACCCGCTAGGCTTTATTCCTGAAAGTAAGGTTTTTATAGAATCTGATGCTACACTCAATACCATTGCACGCTCCATTGCAAACAATCAAGGCATTAAGCTTAAAGAGGGCATTATCGCTTCGGGCGATGCTTTTATTGCTGATTCTCAAAAAAAGCAGTGGATTATCCAGCATTTTGGAGCTGATGCGGTAGAAATGGAGGGAGCAGCTGTGGCTGTTGTGTGTGATTTACTTGCTGTGCCATTTTGTATTTTGCGCTCTATTAGTGATAGTGCCGATGGAAATGCTGATATAAGTTTTGATGAGTTTTTGGTCAGCTCGGCAAAACGTAGTGCCGATTTTGTGATGATGATGTGTGAGATGATTTTATCCCACAAATAAAGGAGTTTTTATGAGAACAATTACTCTTTTGCGCCACGCTGATACAATCAGTAGGGAAGAATACCGATTAAACAATAAAAAGGATAAAAATGATATTTTTCGCCCATTAAGCAAGCTTGGCAAAGCGCAAAGCAAACATATAGCACACTTAGCTATGCAACATTTGCACTTTGATGTTATTTTTTGCTCACCTGCTAAACGCACACAGCAAACACTCAAGCCTTTAAGAAAATATGTGCGTTCGGATTCTATCATTCTTTGTGATGAGATTCTTCCTGATTGCGGACTTAAAGGATA
Proteins encoded:
- a CDS encoding 5'-methylthioadenosine/adenosylhomocysteine nucleosidase, which gives rise to MTLGIIGAMIEEITPLLELFGDYRSRQVGGNTYYEIQKDGHKIFIAYSKIGKVHSALTSSTMILHFGCEKIIFSGVAGGLSADLKVGDLILGQKLCQYDVDISAFGHPLGFIPESKVFIESDATLNTIARSIANNQGIKLKEGIIASGDAFIADSQKKQWIIQHFGADAVEMEGAAVAVVCDLLAVPFCILRSISDSADGNADISFDEFLVSSAKRSADFVMMMCEMILSHK
- the fabD gene encoding ACP S-malonyltransferase; the protein is MKYAFIFPGQGSQKIGMGKEFYDNFAVAKELFEEASDSLGLDMKHLLFEENDKLNLTSYTQPAIFLVSAIAHSVFQSECPLMPSVAMGHSLGEVSAVVISEGMSFAQGIKLTHKRGELMTQACEGKDAGMMVIVGLEDNILEEFCQNAQKQAKSIWCANYNGSGQIVLAGRKKDLSEAESTLKTLGAKRALLLPMSVASHCPMLESALPAFTQLLDESLNEHLSTFILSNATLEMYSTKAQAKALLSKQLTQPVLYKQSILKLNDEVDAFIEFGNGSVLRGLNKRLSSLPTWNIENLASLKECIDGVKSGT
- a CDS encoding SixA phosphatase family protein, coding for MRTITLLRHADTISREEYRLNNKKDKNDIFRPLSKLGKAQSKHIAHLAMQHLHFDVIFCSPAKRTQQTLKPLRKYVRSDSIILCDEILPDCGLKGYMNLIEKKSFQKAQNPLIVGHQPDLKSFATYLCPSFRALVPKGVLMRFILHSGNNGLEGQGIIDFILPPFILEDFKNKE